In Fodinicola acaciae, the following proteins share a genomic window:
- a CDS encoding TetR/AcrR family transcriptional regulator — MERERKAVSVRRDEILAATLDQVRERGIAGTRAAEIAKSLGISTALIFYHFGTIENLVTEAFAAAAEADLAALERTLKRTGGSAEKRLRAVLRQYGPTGDAAGWTLWIEAWAAGLRDPELGGVAQRLDMRWRETVAALIVEGVATREFRCDDPRGAAWRLTSLLDGFAVQLVVRRGAVTKREVAAWLETALKAELGI; from the coding sequence GTGGAACGGGAACGCAAGGCCGTGTCGGTGCGGCGCGACGAGATCCTCGCGGCGACGCTCGACCAGGTGCGCGAGCGCGGCATCGCCGGCACGCGCGCGGCGGAGATCGCCAAGTCGCTCGGCATCAGTACGGCGCTGATCTTCTATCACTTCGGCACCATCGAAAACCTGGTCACCGAGGCGTTCGCGGCCGCGGCCGAGGCCGATCTTGCCGCGCTGGAACGTACGCTCAAAAGGACCGGTGGCAGCGCGGAAAAACGGCTGCGCGCGGTGCTCCGGCAATACGGTCCGACCGGCGACGCGGCCGGCTGGACGCTGTGGATCGAGGCGTGGGCCGCCGGCCTGCGCGACCCGGAGCTCGGCGGGGTGGCGCAACGACTGGACATGCGCTGGCGCGAGACGGTCGCCGCGCTCATCGTCGAGGGCGTTGCGACGCGCGAGTTTCGTTGCGACGACCCGCGAGGTGCGGCCTGGCGGCTCACCTCGCTGCTGGACGGATTCGCCGTGCAGCTGGTCGTACGTCGCGGCGCCGTCACCAAACGTGAGGTCGCCGCCTGGCTGGAGACCGCGCTGAAAGCCGAGTTGGGCATCTGA
- a CDS encoding LacI family DNA-binding transcriptional regulator, which translates to MTGAGSPSIKDVAAEAGVSLGTVSNVLNRPHQVSAQTRAKVEAAIAALGFVRNESARQLRSGRSRTIAFVVLDGGNPFFTDVARGVQQIADTAGMAVFLCNSGDDQQRQAAYVDLLEEQRVGGMLITPLDGDGERIDQLRQRGMPVVYVDRAAGPANCSVTVDDVQGGELAAAHLLDTGHRRIAFVGGPIGIGQVADRLAGARTTLTGNAELVVLETGALNVAEGRRAGERLAGLPASRRPTAAFCANDLLALGLLQQMVRLGRRVPDDLAIVGYDDIEFAGAAAVPLTSVSQPRELLGRTAAELLLAEVRGDPEHQHRQVVFAPELVVRASTTR; encoded by the coding sequence ATGACCGGTGCCGGGTCGCCAAGCATCAAGGATGTGGCCGCCGAGGCCGGCGTCTCGCTCGGCACCGTCTCCAACGTCCTCAACCGTCCACACCAGGTCAGCGCGCAGACGCGCGCGAAGGTCGAGGCGGCCATCGCCGCGCTTGGCTTCGTACGCAACGAATCGGCTCGCCAGCTGCGCTCCGGCCGCAGCCGGACCATCGCCTTCGTGGTGCTGGACGGCGGAAATCCGTTCTTCACCGATGTGGCGCGCGGCGTGCAACAGATCGCCGACACCGCCGGGATGGCGGTTTTTCTCTGTAACAGCGGCGATGACCAACAGCGACAGGCGGCCTACGTCGACCTGCTGGAGGAGCAACGGGTCGGCGGCATGCTGATCACGCCGCTGGACGGCGACGGCGAGCGCATCGACCAGCTGCGGCAGCGTGGCATGCCGGTCGTCTACGTGGATCGTGCCGCCGGGCCGGCGAACTGCTCGGTCACCGTCGACGACGTGCAAGGCGGCGAGCTGGCGGCCGCGCACCTGCTCGACACCGGCCACCGCCGGATTGCCTTTGTCGGCGGGCCAATCGGCATCGGCCAGGTCGCCGATCGACTGGCCGGCGCGCGTACGACGCTCACCGGAAACGCCGAGCTCGTCGTGCTGGAAACCGGGGCGCTCAATGTCGCCGAAGGTCGCCGCGCCGGCGAGCGGCTGGCCGGCCTGCCGGCTTCGCGCCGCCCGACGGCCGCCTTCTGCGCCAACGATCTGCTCGCTCTTGGCCTGCTCCAGCAGATGGTACGGCTCGGCCGCCGCGTGCCGGACGACCTGGCGATCGTCGGCTACGACGACATCGAGTTCGCCGGCGCGGCCGCCGTGCCACTCACCTCGGTGAGCCAGCCGCGCGAGCTTTTGGGCCGTACGGCGGCAGAACTGCTGCTCGCCGAGGTGCGCGGCGACCCGGAACACCAGCACCGGCAGGTGGTTTTCGCGCCAGAGCTGGTCGTACGCGCCTCGACGACCCGCTGA
- a CDS encoding L-fucose/L-arabinose isomerase family protein, which translates to MTTVSEQRPDILRRVTPRQAKIGLVAGGLGAYWPQFPDLLPQLRRSAARVAERLRVVGDIEVVDAGFISDPYEGAAAAETLRAAGCDLIVGFLTTYMTASMLIPVARRSGAPVLLINLQPTEKMDHETFDTGAWLAYCGSCPLPEMANTFRRAGIDFRSVSGYLEDERAWTRITRWVRAAAVRGALRHARHGLMGHLYPGMLDVSTDLTSVSTQLGGHVEVLELDDLRVRVEKVTDAETTARMEHARSIFELDDSVDDVDFAWGARVSVGLDRLVEDFAIDSLAYYHRGLDGEQHERLGAGLILGASLLTARGIPAAGEYELRNSLAMLIMDRLGAGGSFTELQALNFLDNVVEMGHDGPAHLAISARRPLLRGLGVYHGKRGWGVSVEFDVQPGPVTVFGLGQERDGRYVMVASEGNVVPGPLLRIGNTTSRVDFGCDPGEWTDAWSASGVDHHWSLGTGHRSADLRAVADLVGLEFREVKVS; encoded by the coding sequence ATGACCACGGTTTCGGAACAGCGGCCAGACATCCTGCGGCGGGTCACGCCGCGGCAGGCCAAAATCGGACTGGTGGCCGGCGGTCTCGGCGCGTACTGGCCGCAGTTTCCGGATCTTCTGCCGCAGCTGCGGCGCTCGGCCGCGCGGGTCGCCGAGCGGCTGCGTGTGGTCGGCGACATCGAGGTCGTCGACGCCGGATTCATCTCCGATCCGTACGAAGGCGCTGCCGCGGCCGAAACTTTGCGCGCGGCCGGCTGCGATCTCATCGTCGGTTTTCTCACGACTTATATGACCGCGTCGATGTTGATCCCGGTCGCGCGACGAAGTGGCGCGCCGGTGTTGCTGATCAACCTGCAGCCGACCGAAAAAATGGACCACGAGACCTTCGACACCGGCGCCTGGCTGGCCTACTGCGGCTCCTGTCCGCTGCCGGAGATGGCCAACACCTTCCGCCGCGCCGGCATCGATTTTCGCAGTGTCTCCGGCTATCTGGAGGACGAGCGAGCCTGGACGCGGATCACCCGCTGGGTCCGTGCCGCCGCCGTACGCGGTGCGCTGCGGCATGCCAGGCACGGCCTGATGGGTCATCTTTATCCGGGAATGCTGGACGTGTCGACCGACCTGACCTCGGTGTCCACTCAGCTCGGCGGCCACGTCGAGGTGTTGGAGCTGGACGATCTGCGCGTACGCGTGGAAAAGGTCACCGACGCCGAGACCACCGCACGAATGGAGCACGCGCGGTCGATCTTCGAGCTGGACGACTCGGTCGACGACGTGGATTTCGCCTGGGGCGCGCGGGTTTCGGTCGGTCTGGACCGGCTCGTTGAGGATTTCGCCATCGACTCGCTCGCGTACTATCACCGCGGCCTGGACGGCGAACAACACGAACGGCTCGGTGCCGGCCTGATTCTCGGCGCATCCCTGCTGACCGCGCGCGGCATTCCCGCCGCCGGTGAGTACGAGCTGCGGAACTCGCTCGCCATGCTCATCATGGACCGGCTCGGCGCCGGTGGTTCCTTCACCGAGCTGCAGGCCTTGAACTTCCTCGACAACGTCGTGGAAATGGGTCACGACGGTCCGGCGCACCTCGCCATCAGCGCTCGCCGGCCGTTGTTGCGCGGTCTCGGTGTCTACCATGGCAAGCGCGGCTGGGGTGTGTCGGTCGAGTTCGACGTACAACCTGGACCGGTCACGGTTTTCGGCCTCGGTCAGGAGCGCGACGGACGTTATGTGATGGTCGCCTCGGAAGGCAATGTCGTGCCGGGTCCGTTGCTGCGTATCGGAAACACGACCTCACGCGTCGATTTTGGCTGTGATCCAGGAGAATGGACCGATGCGTGGAGCGCTTCCGGCGTCGATCACCACTGGTCTTTGGGGACCGGCCACCGAAGCGCCGACCTGCGCGCGGTCGCCGACCTGGTCGGCCTGGAATTCCGCGAGGTGAAGGTGAGCTAG
- a CDS encoding APC family permease yields the protein MATSQMDETTTSTGLSRRWNAQRANLRKTFRRFDILFFLVCTLVGLDTIGSVAAHGPQGLTWMLVLAVVFFLPYGLLVTELSTAIPVEGGPYVWSKLAFGKLVAAVNQVLFWLSNPIWVGGSLTILAVTTFQTFFFPLEGPWKYVGGLVFIWSTVLGVLAVLRIGKWIPTVGGFARIIMLAFFAVTTVIYGIQHGFQPLTAGGFAPTYVGFIALVPVLIFNYVGFELPSNAAEEMTNPRRDIPFAVLRSGIGAVLLYGAPILGILLVLPAKQISGLGGFLDAVKAVFTVYGGNVHTDGTVTLSGAGQLLAGICAAGFIIGLITSGVTWSMGGDRAQAVACTDGAGPAWLGAISPRFGTPVRINIVSGIGSTVVMVLAFLLTSGDGQKYFAAVLGLAISTTFFTYLAMFPALVVLRRKMPDLPRPYRVPGGMVGAWITSTITTVMVVITVLVLLWPGLGVGWFGSGGNADDSLPTSFAGQRVPYTLSQVVPLLVIVLIGVAFYFVGRYQTQKADRDLLPD from the coding sequence ATGGCCACCAGCCAGATGGACGAGACCACCACCAGCACCGGGCTCAGCCGGCGGTGGAACGCGCAACGAGCCAATCTCCGCAAGACGTTTCGCCGCTTCGACATCCTGTTTTTCCTGGTGTGCACGTTGGTCGGCCTGGACACCATCGGCTCGGTGGCGGCGCACGGTCCGCAGGGACTGACCTGGATGCTCGTGCTGGCGGTGGTGTTTTTCCTGCCGTACGGCCTGTTGGTGACCGAGCTGAGCACCGCGATCCCGGTCGAAGGCGGGCCGTACGTCTGGTCCAAGCTCGCCTTCGGCAAGCTGGTCGCCGCGGTCAACCAGGTGCTTTTCTGGCTGTCCAACCCGATCTGGGTCGGCGGCTCGCTGACCATCCTCGCGGTGACCACGTTCCAGACGTTCTTCTTTCCACTGGAAGGGCCATGGAAATACGTCGGCGGCCTGGTCTTCATCTGGTCGACGGTGCTCGGCGTCCTCGCCGTCCTGCGGATCGGCAAATGGATTCCGACCGTCGGCGGCTTCGCTCGGATCATCATGCTCGCGTTTTTCGCCGTCACCACGGTCATCTACGGCATCCAGCACGGCTTCCAGCCGCTGACGGCCGGCGGCTTCGCACCGACGTACGTCGGATTCATCGCACTCGTGCCGGTGCTCATCTTCAACTACGTCGGTTTCGAACTGCCGAGCAACGCCGCCGAGGAGATGACCAATCCCCGGCGCGACATTCCGTTCGCCGTCCTGCGTTCGGGCATCGGCGCCGTTCTGCTTTACGGCGCACCCATTCTCGGCATCCTGCTGGTGCTGCCAGCGAAACAGATCAGCGGACTCGGCGGCTTTCTCGACGCGGTGAAGGCGGTTTTCACCGTGTACGGTGGAAACGTACACACCGACGGCACGGTGACCCTGTCCGGAGCCGGCCAGCTGCTCGCCGGCATCTGCGCGGCCGGCTTCATCATCGGCCTGATCACCAGCGGCGTCACCTGGTCGATGGGTGGCGACCGCGCCCAGGCCGTCGCCTGCACCGACGGCGCCGGCCCGGCCTGGCTCGGCGCGATCTCGCCGCGTTTCGGCACACCGGTGCGGATCAACATCGTCTCCGGCATCGGATCGACCGTCGTGATGGTGCTGGCCTTCCTGCTCACCTCCGGCGACGGCCAGAAATACTTCGCGGCGGTGCTGGGGCTGGCGATCTCGACGACTTTCTTCACGTATCTGGCGATGTTTCCTGCTCTGGTGGTGCTGCGCCGGAAAATGCCTGACCTGCCGCGACCGTATCGCGTGCCCGGCGGCATGGTCGGCGCGTGGATCACCTCGACCATCACCACGGTCATGGTCGTCATCACCGTGCTCGTCCTGCTGTGGCCGGGTCTCGGGGTCGGTTGGTTCGGCAGCGGTGGAAACGCCGACGACTCACTCCCGACATCCTTTGCCGGACAACGGGTACCGTACACGCTGAGTCAGGTCGTACCGCTGCTGGTCATTGTCCTGATCGGTGTGGCATTCTATTTCGTCGGTCGCTACCAGACGCAGAAAGCGGACCGCGACCTCCTTCCCGACTAG
- a CDS encoding MFS transporter has protein sequence MSTQETVSGTANNDDTTITRQQWKWSVLAAMASYLDAGSIVALGTGLALFKSQMGLTEFGVGALAALGPNAIGCAVGSFVGGRLGDRLGRKRIYKWDLIVYAFGILLIASAVNPVMLFAGTFIVGVAVGADVPTSLALVGELAPARGRGRLIGLTQVAWGLGPVVVLVMALVLTPLGLLGTRIVFLQLFVAALVTWALRRGIAESARWQAAKAQAGRFLEIFRGANLRALVWTATIYTFWGLAAGTAGIFTPYVIETLHAGSQAAGVALSCAGFVTGILATVFIFMRVNDISFQARRWMWGIGALLQVLAYGLYLVLPFTIPTVIANIVLFGIGASLAGEPTYKVFSQELFPTRVRTTAQGFTFGLARTLLGIWSFFVPALAAVKIGPVAALLTAFLAVSGLVGFFFMPKTAGKTLEDIERERAVV, from the coding sequence ATGTCCACACAAGAAACCGTCAGCGGAACAGCGAACAACGACGACACCACCATCACCAGGCAACAGTGGAAGTGGTCGGTCCTCGCGGCGATGGCGTCCTATCTGGACGCCGGATCGATCGTCGCGCTCGGCACCGGCCTGGCGCTTTTCAAGAGCCAGATGGGGCTGACCGAGTTCGGCGTCGGCGCGCTGGCCGCGCTGGGGCCGAACGCCATCGGTTGCGCCGTCGGCTCGTTCGTCGGCGGCCGGCTCGGAGACCGGCTCGGTCGTAAGCGGATCTACAAATGGGATCTCATCGTCTACGCCTTCGGCATCCTGCTGATCGCTTCGGCGGTCAACCCGGTCATGCTTTTCGCCGGCACGTTCATCGTCGGCGTCGCCGTCGGCGCGGACGTGCCGACCTCACTCGCACTCGTCGGTGAGCTCGCTCCGGCACGCGGCCGCGGCCGGCTGATCGGACTGACACAGGTCGCCTGGGGCCTCGGCCCGGTCGTCGTGCTGGTGATGGCGTTGGTGCTCACGCCGCTCGGTCTGCTCGGCACGCGCATCGTCTTCCTGCAACTTTTCGTGGCAGCACTGGTCACCTGGGCCCTGCGGCGTGGCATAGCCGAGTCGGCGAGATGGCAGGCCGCCAAGGCACAGGCCGGCCGGTTCCTGGAGATCTTCCGCGGCGCCAATCTGCGCGCGCTCGTGTGGACCGCGACCATCTATACGTTCTGGGGCCTGGCCGCCGGCACCGCCGGCATTTTCACGCCGTATGTCATCGAAACGTTGCACGCCGGATCGCAGGCGGCTGGTGTGGCGTTGTCCTGTGCGGGATTCGTCACCGGCATTCTCGCGACCGTCTTCATCTTCATGCGTGTCAACGACATCAGCTTCCAGGCACGCCGGTGGATGTGGGGAATCGGTGCGCTGCTGCAGGTGCTCGCGTACGGCCTCTACCTTGTCCTGCCATTCACCATTCCGACCGTTATCGCCAACATCGTGCTCTTCGGCATTGGTGCGTCGCTGGCCGGCGAGCCGACCTACAAGGTGTTCAGCCAGGAACTGTTCCCCACCAGGGTCCGGACCACCGCGCAGGGGTTCACTTTTGGCCTGGCGCGTACGTTGTTGGGGATCTGGAGCTTCTTCGTGCCGGCTCTGGCGGCAGTCAAGATCGGTCCGGTCGCCGCGCTGCTCACCGCCTTCCTCGCGGTCAGCGGTCTGGTCGGATTTTTCTTCATGCCGAAGACGGCCGGTAAGACGCTGGAGGACATCGAACGCGAGCGGGCCGTGGTCTGA
- a CDS encoding ABC transporter ATP-binding protein, with protein sequence MAGRALVGMEDLSLPTWTVVEQQVATTGIWRTLRALPAGIRLVIGLAWRSSRWLTAAAGVLAVVSGCVTAFGLLATADVLTVLLANGPTPARVLASLPAVLQVVAAFSARALLEALNGAAQAALTPQVEQAAQEEVHSAVSRVALIAFEDADYSDLLRQALSHGIRSIETSIKAIADISGSVIYLVSAVVTAGLLHPVLAPLVLLSVVPDVWASARAAKLSYRSFLRMVSRSRQHAVASELLTDRENAAEMRACTAGPALRTEFSRISTDITNESKRVGVARTRVQLIGRAIAGIGAGVAFAVLGLLLYVGTLPLALAGAAVVAMRMAASALTNTMFGVNRLYENTLYLDLYTNLLEESRKRTRPRTGVSAPSQPRQITASGVSFRYPGQPEPALSGIDLTVHRGQTIALVGENGSGKSTLARLLTGLYQPTAGAVRWDDLDLTTADEDSIYQHIAMVLQDPARWPMTADNNIRIGRLERVDLGGAAFAAAARESGADAVIADLPSAGETVLSREFRNGRDLSGGQWQRISVARGLYRDAPVLVVDEPTAAMDARAEHAVFQALRRLSDGTTMTILITHRLANVRHADQIVVLDHGKIVEQGTHDELIAIEGGTYATLFKLQASAYQLE encoded by the coding sequence ATGGCCGGCCGAGCGCTGGTGGGGATGGAGGACCTGTCCCTGCCGACCTGGACCGTCGTCGAGCAGCAGGTGGCCACCACCGGCATCTGGCGCACCTTACGCGCGCTGCCGGCCGGCATCCGGCTGGTGATCGGCCTGGCGTGGCGGTCGTCGCGCTGGCTGACCGCGGCGGCCGGTGTGCTGGCCGTCGTCAGTGGCTGCGTGACCGCTTTCGGACTGCTGGCGACCGCCGACGTTTTGACCGTACTGCTGGCAAACGGACCGACACCGGCGCGCGTGCTCGCCTCGTTGCCGGCCGTTTTGCAGGTGGTGGCGGCGTTTTCCGCGCGTGCTCTGCTGGAGGCACTGAACGGCGCGGCGCAGGCGGCGCTCACCCCGCAGGTTGAGCAGGCCGCGCAGGAAGAAGTGCACTCCGCGGTGTCCAGGGTGGCGCTGATCGCCTTTGAGGACGCCGACTATTCCGACCTGCTCCGCCAGGCGCTGTCGCACGGCATCCGGAGCATCGAGACCAGCATCAAGGCGATCGCCGACATCTCCGGCTCGGTCATCTATCTGGTGTCCGCGGTCGTGACGGCCGGGCTGCTGCATCCGGTGCTGGCGCCGTTGGTTTTGCTTTCGGTGGTGCCGGACGTCTGGGCCTCGGCGCGCGCCGCGAAACTGTCGTATCGCTCCTTTCTGCGGATGGTCTCGCGGAGCCGGCAGCACGCGGTGGCCAGCGAGCTGCTGACCGACCGGGAGAACGCGGCGGAGATGCGTGCCTGCACGGCCGGGCCGGCGCTGCGCACCGAGTTTTCCAGGATCAGCACCGACATCACCAACGAGTCGAAGCGGGTCGGGGTCGCGCGTACGCGCGTCCAGCTGATCGGCCGGGCGATCGCCGGCATCGGCGCCGGTGTCGCGTTCGCCGTGCTTGGCCTGCTGCTCTATGTCGGCACGCTGCCGCTGGCGCTGGCCGGCGCCGCCGTCGTGGCGATGCGGATGGCCGCCTCCGCGCTGACCAATACGATGTTCGGCGTCAACCGCCTTTACGAGAACACGCTCTATCTCGACCTATACACAAACCTGCTGGAAGAGTCACGGAAACGTACGCGCCCGCGGACCGGCGTCAGCGCTCCGTCGCAGCCGCGCCAGATCACCGCGAGCGGCGTGTCGTTTCGCTATCCCGGTCAGCCGGAGCCGGCGCTCAGCGGCATCGACCTGACCGTCCACAGAGGACAGACGATCGCGCTGGTCGGTGAGAACGGGTCGGGCAAGAGCACGCTGGCCAGGCTGCTCACCGGCCTCTACCAGCCGACCGCCGGTGCCGTACGTTGGGACGACCTGGACCTGACCACCGCCGACGAGGACTCGATCTATCAGCACATCGCGATGGTGCTGCAGGATCCGGCGCGCTGGCCGATGACCGCCGACAACAACATCCGGATCGGCCGGCTGGAACGGGTCGACCTCGGCGGAGCCGCGTTTGCCGCCGCGGCACGCGAATCCGGTGCGGACGCGGTGATCGCCGACCTGCCGTCCGCCGGCGAAACCGTGCTGTCGCGGGAATTCCGCAACGGCCGTGACCTGTCCGGTGGGCAGTGGCAGCGCATCAGTGTCGCACGTGGCCTTTATCGTGACGCGCCCGTCCTGGTCGTGGACGAGCCGACCGCCGCCATGGACGCGCGCGCCGAACACGCGGTTTTCCAGGCATTGCGCCGACTGAGCGACGGCACCACGATGACCATCCTGATCACGCACCGGCTGGCGAACGTGCGGCACGCGGACCAGATCGTGGTGCTGGACCACGGAAAGATCGTCGAACAGGGCACCCACGACGAGCTGATCGCCATCGAAGGCGGCACCTACGCGACGCTGTTCAAGCTGCAGGCTTCTGCGTACCAGCTGGAATAG
- a CDS encoding Glu/Leu/Phe/Val dehydrogenase dimerization domain-containing protein, which produces MAYLELRWSDAATGTTGFLVIDRLVRGVASGGLRMRAGCTLEEVRGLAEGMTLKEALHYDPAGRYVPLGGAKGGIDFDPYDPRAREILARYLTAMRPLIERQWTMGEDFGLRQDTIDEVLAELGIGSSVQAVYPLLDNESEARARLATAFCVRVDGVPLDELVGGYGVAEATLAAISLVESTKPVRAVVQGFGSMGGATARYLAASGVSVVAVADRHGVVANPAGLDVENLLRHRDPLGDVDRSALCSGDRTRPAEDWLSIPADILVPAAVSYCIDEHNCDRVAAKLIVEAANLPVTIAAERRLAERGVIVIPDFLANSATNAWWWWTLFGDIEPTAESAFGKIHKQMHALVEATLARGGTPREAALALAQDNLDRINQNLGT; this is translated from the coding sequence ATGGCCTACCTGGAGCTCCGCTGGTCCGACGCGGCCACCGGCACGACCGGTTTCCTGGTGATCGACCGGCTGGTGCGCGGCGTGGCCAGTGGTGGCCTGCGGATGCGGGCCGGTTGCACGCTCGAAGAAGTGCGCGGCCTGGCCGAAGGCATGACGCTGAAGGAGGCGTTGCATTACGATCCGGCCGGTCGCTATGTGCCGCTCGGCGGCGCGAAAGGTGGCATCGACTTCGACCCGTACGATCCGCGTGCGCGCGAGATCCTGGCGCGCTATCTCACCGCGATGCGGCCGCTGATCGAGCGGCAGTGGACGATGGGTGAGGATTTCGGTCTGCGGCAGGACACCATCGACGAGGTGCTGGCCGAGCTCGGCATCGGAAGCTCGGTGCAGGCGGTCTATCCGTTGCTCGACAACGAATCCGAAGCACGTGCCAGGCTGGCGACGGCCTTCTGCGTACGCGTCGACGGCGTGCCACTGGACGAGCTGGTCGGCGGCTACGGCGTCGCCGAGGCGACGCTGGCGGCGATTTCACTTGTCGAAAGCACGAAACCAGTGCGCGCCGTCGTGCAGGGTTTCGGCTCGATGGGTGGTGCCACCGCGCGCTATCTGGCCGCTTCCGGCGTTTCCGTGGTGGCCGTCGCCGATCGTCACGGCGTCGTCGCGAATCCAGCCGGCCTGGATGTGGAAAACCTGCTCCGGCACCGGGATCCGCTCGGCGACGTCGACCGCTCCGCGTTGTGCTCCGGTGACCGTACGCGGCCGGCCGAGGACTGGTTGTCGATTCCGGCGGACATTTTGGTGCCCGCGGCCGTTTCTTACTGCATCGACGAGCACAACTGCGACCGAGTCGCCGCGAAGCTCATTGTCGAGGCGGCGAATCTGCCCGTGACGATCGCGGCGGAGCGCCGGCTGGCCGAGCGAGGCGTCATTGTCATCCCCGATTTCCTCGCGAACTCGGCGACCAACGCCTGGTGGTGGTGGACGTTGTTCGGCGACATCGAGCCGACCGCGGAGTCGGCGTTTGGCAAGATTCACAAGCAGATGCACGCGTTGGTCGAGGCGACGCTGGCGCGCGGTGGCACGCCACGCGAGGCGGCTTTGGCTCTGGCGCAGGACAACCTGGACCGGATAAACCAAAATTTGGGGACCTGA
- a CDS encoding HNH endonuclease produces the protein MVEGAKHMDAGRLYRLGTRLHAYLDPDGAAPSDKEDAKPRRELHLHTGRDGRLALRGILDAETGSLLQEVLSPLAKPEGEAGKPDPRSAAERNGDALADILNLVADAGKLPIQGAERPHLTVTISWEMLRDCLGVARAYEGLTINPQTARRLACDADIIPVILNSEGVPLDVGRKERLAGPELRKALIARDKGCTRPVRHTRAHHIVSWVDGGTTCLENCVLLCDRHHREIHHTNWTIRMNNGHPEFTPTNRRGLRAKAAPKCLPPVRLNRTGGPPTNNTNARSSPQQTRKPRRGTSTGPAALPAATAHQPAAPSPTSPVTFFVVPDEGAVVAGSGLACASSRTHDLGGGVTEVSS, from the coding sequence ATGGTGGAAGGCGCCAAACACATGGACGCCGGCCGGCTCTACCGGCTCGGCACCCGGCTGCACGCCTACCTGGACCCCGACGGCGCAGCACCATCAGACAAAGAAGACGCCAAGCCGCGCCGGGAGCTGCATCTGCACACCGGCCGCGACGGAAGGCTCGCGTTGCGCGGCATCCTGGACGCCGAGACCGGCAGTCTGTTGCAGGAAGTGCTCTCGCCACTGGCCAAACCAGAGGGTGAGGCCGGTAAGCCCGATCCTCGGTCAGCGGCCGAGCGCAATGGCGACGCGCTGGCCGACATTCTCAATCTGGTGGCTGATGCCGGGAAGTTGCCGATCCAGGGCGCCGAGCGGCCGCACCTGACCGTGACGATCTCCTGGGAGATGCTCCGCGACTGCCTGGGTGTGGCGCGCGCCTACGAAGGCCTGACCATCAACCCCCAAACCGCCCGCCGCCTCGCCTGCGACGCCGACATCATCCCAGTCATCCTCAACTCCGAAGGCGTACCACTGGACGTCGGCCGCAAGGAACGCCTGGCCGGACCAGAGCTGCGGAAAGCGTTGATCGCACGAGACAAAGGTTGTACGCGGCCGGTCCGGCACACGAGAGCGCATCACATTGTGTCGTGGGTCGATGGTGGCACCACCTGCCTGGAAAATTGCGTGCTGCTCTGCGACCGCCACCACCGCGAAATTCACCACACCAACTGGACCATACGGATGAACAACGGCCACCCCGAATTCACCCCCACCAATCGACGTGGACTACGAGCAAAAGCCGCTCCGAAATGCCTACCACCTGTACGGCTGAACCGAACAGGTGGACCACCAACCAACAACACAAACGCTCGCTCCTCGCCTCAGCAAACCAGAAAGCCCAGACGAGGAACAAGCACGGGTCCTGCGGCTCTTCCGGCTGCCACAGCCCACCAACCCGCCGCACCCTCGCCAACTTCCCCCGTTACCTTCTTCGTAGTTCCTGATGAAGGTGCTGTGGTCGCCGGGTCCGGCTTGGCTTGCGCCTCCAGTCGCACGCATGATCTGGGCGGTGGTGTCACCGAGGTCTCGTCGTAA